The following are encoded in a window of Rosa chinensis cultivar Old Blush chromosome 4, RchiOBHm-V2, whole genome shotgun sequence genomic DNA:
- the LOC112197309 gene encoding uncharacterized protein LOC112197309, with the protein MYVTRPLSMYRRSPDSLSLPTPEGPNSGYLVLHDEESDETTCFGCCEDPHVQGLPFPQNKNLTVEYSSDDDDVAFIPVLDKPLSANTYHVIRRDGRHRGKVYTNSKEEDMADCCFGKTVQDVKPKPLDPSDIYQQIEIIPRKHRGYFTAKAVASDGFPPSFLRRKDWTVTMSTPHHYQLGEAPGLNASKRSGLPGFDFPLSKDCSEAMVVGKWHCPFLFIKEGGLELKHQMKHCMFYEMRLEQRWERIFDKYNEGKSNNANAVFVDAFVQREAVFIAGREAYSDNLDRVHVVDDFLWFKSSDGGGGERSVGLSMKIIERMKWEQERVGWVGGEKRKVRVEKTEKFGGTDGWNRFACYMLVERFVLKRMDRSLALLAYDFKHTHQIRCKWE; encoded by the exons ATGTATGTAACAAGGCCTCTGTCTATGTATAGAAGGTCTCCCGATTCACTATCACTACCAACGCCGGAAGGTCCAAATTCCGGTTATCTTGTACTACACGATGAAGAATCAGATGAAACTACCTGTTTCGGATGTTGCGAAGATCCTCATGTGCAAGGCTTGCCTTTCCCTCAGAACAAGAATCTCACAGTTGAATATTCctcagatgatgatgatgttgcCTTCATTCCAGTTCTTGATAAGCCTTTATCTGCCAATACATACCATGTGATACGCCGGGATGGGAGACACAGAGG GAAAGTGTACACAAATTCAAAGGAAGAGGACATGGCAGATTGCTGTTTTGGCAAAACTGTTCAAGATGTAAAACCAAAACCATTGGATCCATCAGACATATATCAACAAATTGAGATAATTCCAAGGAAACACCGCGGTTACTTTACTGCCAAGGCTGTTGCTTCAGATGGGTTTCCTCCTTCCTTTTTGAGGAGAAAAGATTGGACAGTGACCATGAGCACACCCCATCATTATCAACTAGGTGAAGCTCCAGGACTCAACGCTTCGAAGCGATCAGGCCTTCCTGGTTTCGACTTTCCACTGTCCAAAGATTGTTCTGAGGCTATGGTAGTTGGCAAGTGGCACTGTCCTTTCTTGTTTATCAAGGAAGGGGGACTGGAGTTGAAGCACCAAATGAAGCACTGCATGTTCTATGAAATGAGACTGGAGCAAAGATGGGAGAGAATTTTCGACAAGTACAATGAAGGAAAGAGCAACAATGCTAATGCTGTGTTTGTGGATGCATTTGTTCAAAGAGAGGCGGTATTTATTGCTGGAAGAGAAGCTTATTCCGATAATCTAGACAGAGTTCATGTCGTCGATGATTTCTTGTGGTTTAAGAGCTCTGATGGTGGGGGAGGAGAAAGGAGTGTAGGGTTGAGCATGAAAATTATTGAGAGAATGAAGTGGGAGCAAGAAAGAGTTGGATGGGTTGGTGGGGAGAAAAGAAAAGTGCGAGTGGAGAAAACCGAAAAGTTTGGGGGAACTGATGGTTGGAATAGATTTGCTTGTTATATGTTGGTGGAGAGGTTTGTGTTGAAGAGAATGGATAGAAGCTTAGCATTATTGGCATATGATTTCAAGCACACTCACCAGATTAGGTGCAAATGGGAATGA
- the LOC112198375 gene encoding trans-resveratrol di-O-methyltransferase: MDLAINNSSSRELLQAQVHVWNHILKFINSMALKCAIQLGIPDIIHNHGQPITLSNLISRLNVHPSKSRFIYRLMRILVQSGFFVKHNDVHQEVVYSLTPSSELLLNDQPLKMTPFLLLLLDPMLIAPLHLLGSWFRKHGSTPFEMTYDMSFFDLGAHEPRFGSMFDEAMVADSELVSRVVIKECQGVFEGLNSIVDVGGGRGTMAFAIANAFPHIKCTVLDLPHVIDNLKGTNNLDFVVGDMFEKIPPANAILLKWILHDWNDEESVKILKRCREAISISKSDRGKVIIIDIVVTVDNKEMNNRATETQLLWDMLMMVNLTGRERTEKEWEKLFVAAGFTYYKISHTLGVRSLIEVYL; this comes from the exons ATGGATTTAGCTATTAATAATAGTAGTTCTCGTgagcttcttcaagctcaagTCCATGTTTGGAATCACATATTGAAGTTCATAAACTCCATGGCACTAAAATGTGCAATTCAGTTAGGCATCCCAGATATCATTCACAACCATGGCCAACCCATTACCCTCTCCAACCTTATTTCTAGACTCAATGTCCACCCTTCTAAATCTCGCTTCATCTATCGCCTCATGCGCATTTTAGTCCAATCTGGATTTTTTGTCAAACATAACGACGTTCATCAAGAAGTAGTCTATTCCCTGACACCATCTTCCGAGCTTCTCCTCAATGACCAGCCTTTGAAAATGACACCGTTCTTGCTTCTCCTACTCGACCCAATGTTGATTGCCCCGTTGCACTTGTTGGGCTCGTGGTTCCGAAAACACGGATCCACCCCATTTGAGATGACATATGATATGTCGTTCTTCGATTTGGGGGCTCATGAACCAAGGTTTGGTAGCATGTTTGACGAAGCAATGGTTGCCGACTCGGAGCTTGTTTCGAGGGTGGTGATTAAAGAGTGTCAAGGAGTGTTTGAGGGTTTGAATTCAATTGTTGATGTCGGAGGTGGTAGAGGAACTATGGCTTTTGCCATTGCCAATGCATTTCCACACATAAAATGCACTGTATTGGATCTCCCACATGTCATTGATAACTTGAAAGGGACCAACAACTTGGATTTTGTTGTCGGAGACATGTTTGAGAAAATACCCCCAGCAAATGCAATTTTACTCAAG TGGATTCTGCATGACTGGAATGATGAAGAAAGCGTGAAGATATTGAAGAGGTGTAGAGAAGCAATTTCGATCAGCAAAAGTGACAGAGGAAAGGTTATCATTATAGACATCGTTGTAACCGTAGATAACAAGGAGATGAATAACAGGGCAACTGAAACACAACTGTTATGGGACATGTTGATGATGGTGAATCTCACTGGAAGAGAACGCACTGAAAAAGAGTGGGAGAAGCTGTTTGTGGCTGCAGGATTCACTTACTATAAGATTTCACATACACTGGGAGTTAGGTCTCTTATTGAGGTTTACCTTTGA
- the LOC112199680 gene encoding protein FAR-RED IMPAIRED RESPONSE 1-like, whose protein sequence is MESEDDQVYIPQVKAKLMPKLYQEFETIDDVAAFYNRYAKEAGFSIRSHSSATSKDKKQLIRKEYAGGIPNIGFIQRDLYNYGRTCREEKKGRNGDLLYMHFENEKEKDSSFVYTMDGDEENREFLNAIPRDAPENAPKMIITDQDPAMTKAISEALPQTFHRYCSWHILNNFFEKLDAIKYRDSYQDFHSCIWNSSSREEFDSRWIEIIENSGLSDNKWLESIYEIRSSWIPAYVNHVFSAGMSSSQRPESQHSFFKNYDSKWNSLVEFMVQFKRGLLHQRHYELEDDHINIDEKAKTVMSFDIEDHIAKVYTHKLFYEVQEQLRESFKYKLELVFENVTQEQFKVIRKNIDTCKSRELTYEKKSDFASCSYRTFDSQGFPCRHVLAYLIKIQEVNKLPIQYILKRWTKAARHRVVLDYNGMEIKDNKALLVRRTKLFQHATYAIDKVMVDKLQ, encoded by the exons ATGGAGTCAGAGGATGATCAAGTTTATATTCCTCAAGTAAAGGCAAAGTTGATGCCTAAATTATACCAAGAGTTTGAAACAATAGATGATGTTGCTGCTTTCTACAATAGATATGCAAAAGAAGCAGGGTTTAGTATTAGAAGTCATTCTAGTGCGACTAGCAAAGATAAGAAACAACTTATAAGGAAGGAGTAT GCAGGTGGCATTCCAAATATTGGTTTTATACAGCGTGATCTATATAATTATGGAAGAACTTGTCGTGAAGAGAAGAAGGGGCGTAATGGAGATCTACTGTACATGCATTTTgagaatgagaaagaaaaagattctTCTTTTGTCTATACAATGGATGGAGATGAGGAAAACAGA gaatttctaaATGCTATTCCAAGAGATGCACCAGAAAATGCCCCCAAGATGATCATTACCGACCAAGATCCTGCTATGACTAAAGCCATTTCAGAAGCACTCCCACAAACATTTCATAGATATTGCAGTTGGCACattcttaataatttttttgagAAGCTAGATGCGATTAAATATCGGGATTCCTACCAAGACTTTCATAGCTGCATATGGAATTCAAGTAGTagagaggagtttgactcaaGATGGATTGAAATTATTGAGAATAGTGGGTTGAGTGATAACAAGTGGCTGGAGTCGATATACGAAATCCGTTCATCATGGATACCAGCATATGTCAATCATGTTTTCTCAGCTGGAATGTCAAGTAGTCAAAGACCAGAGAGTCAACATTCTTTCTTCAAGAATTATGATTCTAAGTGGAATTCATTGGTGGAATTTATGGTTCAGTTTAAGAGGGGACTTCTTCACCAACGACATTATGAGTTAGAGGATGATCATATTAATATTGATGAGAAGGCAAAAACTGTCATGTCCTTTGACATAGAAGATCATATAGCCAAGGTTTATACACATAAACTATTTTATGAAGTTCAAGAACAGTTGAGAGAGAGCTTCAAATATAAACTTGAACTTGTGTTTGAAAATGTCACTCAAGAACAGTTTAAGGTTATACGAAAGAATATTGATACTTGTAAGTCTCGTGAACTTACTTATGAAAAGAAATCTGATTTTGCATCATGCAGCTATAGAACGTTTGACAGTCAAGGTTTCCCATGTCGGCATGTTTTGGCATATTTGATTAAGATCCAAGAAGTTAATAAATTGCCTATTCAGTACATCTTGAAGAGATGGACTAAAGCTGCAAGACATAGAGTTGTGTTAGATTATAATGGAATGGAGATAAAAGATAACAAAGCTTTACTTGTAAGGAGGACTAAACTATTCCAGCATGCTACATATGCAATTGATAAGGTTATG GTGGACAAACTGCAGTAG